In the genome of Desulfovibrio desulfuricans, one region contains:
- the tsaD gene encoding tRNA (adenosine(37)-N6)-threonylcarbamoyltransferase complex transferase subunit TsaD — MLCLGIESSCDETALALVEDGRLVEAVLASQADVHALFGGVVPELASREHYRFVGALFDELMRRSGRDNADIDLVSVARGPGLLGSLLVGVAFAKGLALGLGKPFLGVNHLHAHLLAVGLEHELRFPALGLLVSGGHTHLYRMESPWDCRLLGRTLDDAAGEAFDKVGKFLGLAYPGGRLMDALARAGQAKPKLFPRPYLDNDNLDFSFSGLKTAATGLAAQQLAGHDWPRPLTDVAHAPQVLKDYCASFNLAVVETLCAKAKRALDRNPDLKTLIMAGGVACNSLLRESIAELMQSRGGRALIPDWQLCTDNAAMIAHAGWLLGKNGYHHDLCMETIPRGKAIPQDMQC, encoded by the coding sequence ATGCTGTGCCTTGGAATTGAAAGTTCTTGTGACGAGACCGCGCTGGCGCTTGTGGAAGACGGGCGGCTTGTGGAAGCCGTGCTGGCAAGCCAGGCCGATGTGCACGCCCTGTTTGGCGGGGTAGTGCCGGAGCTGGCCTCGCGCGAGCATTACCGTTTTGTCGGGGCGCTGTTTGACGAGTTGATGCGTCGCAGCGGCAGGGACAATGCCGACATTGACCTTGTTTCTGTGGCCCGTGGGCCGGGCCTGCTTGGCAGCCTGCTTGTGGGCGTCGCCTTTGCCAAGGGGCTGGCGCTGGGGCTTGGCAAACCCTTTTTGGGGGTCAACCACCTGCACGCCCATCTTTTGGCTGTCGGGCTGGAGCACGAACTGCGCTTTCCTGCTCTTGGCCTGCTGGTATCGGGCGGCCATACGCATCTGTACCGCATGGAATCGCCGTGGGATTGCCGCCTTCTTGGCCGTACGCTGGATGACGCGGCGGGCGAGGCCTTTGACAAGGTGGGCAAATTTTTGGGGCTGGCGTACCCCGGCGGCAGGCTCATGGATGCCCTGGCGCGTGCGGGCCAGGCCAAGCCGAAACTGTTTCCGCGTCCGTACCTTGATAACGACAACCTCGACTTCAGCTTCAGCGGGTTGAAAACAGCTGCCACAGGGCTTGCGGCGCAGCAGCTGGCAGGCCATGACTGGCCGCGCCCGCTCACCGATGTTGCTCACGCGCCGCAGGTTCTCAAGGATTATTGCGCCTCATTCAACCTCGCTGTGGTGGAGACGCTGTGCGCCAAAGCAAAGCGGGCGCTTGACCGCAACCCTGACCTGAAGACTCTTATAATGGCTGGCGGCGTTGCCTGCAATTCGCTGTTGCGCGAGAGTATTGCCGAGCTTATGCAGAGCAGGGGGGGCAGGGCCCTTATTCCTGACTGGCAACTGTGCACCGACAATGCAGCCATGATCGCCCATGCCGGATGGCTTTTGGGCAAAAACGGCTACCACCACGATTTGTGTATGGAAACCATACCGCGCGGCAAGGCCATACCCCAAGACATGCAGTGCTGA
- the trxA gene encoding thioredoxin — protein MAEQVTDATFESVVLKSDLPVLLDFWAPWCGPCRAVGPIIDELATEYDGKVRVVKMNVDENPATPTKFGIRAIPTLVLFKKGETVEQITGAVTKAALKDLIDSKALA, from the coding sequence ATGGCTGAACAGGTCACTGACGCCACCTTTGAAAGCGTTGTGCTCAAGTCTGATCTTCCGGTTCTGCTCGATTTTTGGGCTCCCTGGTGCGGTCCTTGCCGCGCGGTAGGCCCCATCATCGACGAACTGGCAACCGAGTATGACGGCAAGGTACGCGTTGTAAAAATGAACGTGGACGAAAATCCGGCCACGCCCACCAAGTTTGGCATTCGCGCTATCCCGACACTCGTCCTTTTCAAAAAGGGTGAAACGGTGGAGCAAATCACCGGAGCCGTCACTAAGGCTGCCCTCAAAGACC